The following proteins are encoded in a genomic region of Pelodictyon phaeoclathratiforme BU-1:
- the rsmD gene encoding 16S rRNA (guanine(966)-N(2))-methyltransferase RsmD: MQILGGTYKGRKIRSSSSLAIRPCSSRVKKSLFDMLTARMDFEGVSVLDLFAGFGSLGFEALSRGAQSVCFVDQHVDALKAMKATALQLALHDRVKIVNSDVLAFLGRTTGQFDLLFCDPPYSWPDYERLIEKMFASTLLSQDGLVLMEHSAHLDFSHSPFYSFHRDYGMTRVTFFQH, translated from the coding sequence GTGCAGATTCTGGGGGGTACATATAAAGGACGGAAAATCAGGAGCTCATCGTCGCTCGCTATCCGTCCTTGCAGCAGCAGAGTGAAGAAGTCGCTTTTTGATATGCTCACGGCAAGGATGGATTTTGAAGGTGTTTCAGTTCTGGATTTGTTTGCGGGTTTTGGTTCTCTGGGTTTTGAAGCGTTGAGTCGTGGGGCTCAGTCGGTCTGCTTTGTCGACCAGCATGTTGATGCTCTGAAGGCAATGAAGGCAACCGCTCTTCAGTTAGCGCTTCACGATCGGGTTAAAATTGTCAATTCGGACGTTTTGGCATTTCTTGGCCGTACGACCGGGCAGTTTGATCTTCTCTTTTGTGATCCTCCCTATTCCTGGCCTGATTATGAACGGTTGATAGAAAAGATGTTCGCAAGTACTCTTCTCTCTCAGGATGGTCTGGTGCTGATGGAGCATAGTGCCCATCTTGATTTTAGTCACTCGCCCTTTTACTCGTTTCACCGCGATTACGGCATGACGAGAGTTACTTTTTTTCAGCATTGA
- the coaD gene encoding pantetheine-phosphate adenylyltransferase — protein sequence MKQKAIYPGTFDPFTNGHLDVLERALNIFEEVIVVIAENCQKHALFTIEEREAMTREVTCDYPGVTVEVLHRGLLADYARQVGARAIVRGVRQVKDFEYEFQMSLLNRQLYPEVTTVFLMPNVKYTYVASSIIKEVAMLGGDVSKFVHPCVLEMMHQKREEQN from the coding sequence ATGAAACAGAAAGCTATTTATCCAGGAACGTTCGATCCTTTTACCAACGGCCATCTTGATGTGCTTGAACGTGCCTTGAATATTTTTGAGGAGGTTATAGTCGTCATTGCCGAGAATTGCCAGAAACATGCACTCTTTACCATTGAAGAGCGAGAGGCGATGACCAGGGAGGTGACCTGCGATTATCCCGGCGTAACCGTTGAAGTGTTGCACAGGGGACTTCTTGCCGATTATGCGCGTCAGGTCGGAGCGAGAGCTATTGTCAGAGGGGTCAGGCAGGTTAAGGATTTTGAGTACGAGTTTCAGATGTCGCTTCTTAACCGTCAACTCTATCCAGAGGTGACTACGGTTTTTCTGATGCCGAATGTTAAATATACCTACGTGGCTTCATCTATCATCAAGGAGGTTGCCATGTTGGGCGGCGATGTCAGCAAATTTGTGCATCCTTGCGTTCTGGAGATGATGCATCAAAAACGTGAAGAACAGAACTGA
- a CDS encoding pyridoxal phosphate-dependent aminotransferase — MSKTVIPEEQYLTRRVLSMQESQTMRISNLANKMKAEGRDIVSLSAGEPDFPTPAHVNQAGIDAINAGFTRYTANSGIADLKKAIVEKFRRDNGLEFQENQIIVSNGGKQTLANTFLALCEEGDEVIVPAPYWVSFPEMVRLAGGIPVIIHTTLEEEYKMTPAQLDAAITPKTKIVVLNSPSNPTGAVYTEAEVRALMKVVEGRGIFVVSDEMYDMIVYGDVRPFSPARIPEMKEWVIVSNGVSKTYAMTGWRIGYLAGPKWLIDACDKIQSQTTSNPNAIAQKAAVAALTGDQGIVEERRAEFEKRRDYMYEALNSIPGFKTALPQGAFYIFPDISGLLGQTFDGVVMKDSADVAEYLLKVHHVATVPGDAFGAPENLRMSYAASIASLEEAINRIRRAFK, encoded by the coding sequence ATGTCGAAAACAGTTATTCCGGAAGAACAATATCTCACCCGCAGGGTGCTCAGCATGCAGGAATCGCAGACCATGCGAATCAGCAATCTGGCCAATAAAATGAAAGCTGAAGGTCGTGATATCGTCAGTCTTTCAGCCGGTGAGCCGGATTTCCCTACCCCAGCCCACGTCAACCAGGCTGGTATCGATGCCATTAATGCCGGGTTTACCCGTTATACAGCAAATTCAGGTATTGCTGATTTGAAAAAGGCCATTGTAGAAAAGTTCAGACGCGATAATGGTCTGGAGTTTCAGGAAAATCAGATTATCGTCAGCAATGGAGGAAAGCAGACTCTTGCAAACACCTTTCTTGCTCTTTGCGAAGAGGGTGATGAGGTGATTGTTCCGGCACCTTACTGGGTCAGTTTTCCTGAAATGGTTCGTCTTGCAGGCGGCATTCCAGTGATTATTCACACGACTCTGGAAGAGGAATACAAAATGACACCCGCTCAGCTTGATGCGGCCATTACCCCAAAAACGAAGATCGTTGTGTTGAATTCTCCTTCGAATCCAACAGGGGCAGTTTATACAGAAGCTGAAGTACGAGCCTTGATGAAAGTTGTTGAAGGACGTGGTATTTTTGTCGTTTCCGACGAAATGTACGATATGATCGTCTATGGTGATGTTCGTCCCTTCTCTCCAGCAAGGATTCCGGAGATGAAAGAGTGGGTCATTGTGAGTAACGGAGTATCGAAAACCTATGCCATGACGGGATGGAGAATTGGTTACCTTGCAGGCCCCAAATGGCTTATCGATGCCTGTGACAAGATACAGTCGCAGACCACCTCAAATCCTAATGCTATAGCCCAGAAAGCTGCCGTTGCGGCCCTTACAGGAGATCAGGGAATTGTTGAAGAGCGTCGAGCAGAGTTTGAAAAGAGGCGCGATTATATGTATGAGGCTCTCAATAGTATACCTGGATTCAAGACGGCTCTTCCTCAGGGTGCGTTTTATATTTTTCCCGATATCAGTGGTTTGCTCGGTCAGACATTTGATGGCGTTGTTATGAAAGACTCGGCAGATGTTGCCGAATATCTCCTGAAGGTCCATCACGTTGCAACTGTACCGGGGGATGCGTTCGGCGCACCGGAAAACCTTCGCATGTCCTATGCTGCGTCGATTGCTTCACTGGAAGAGGCGATAAATCGTATCAGGAGAGCTTTTAAATAG
- a CDS encoding lysophospholipid acyltransferase family protein gives MLKVRRSRLYTLWFGWYSRRQFRRYFNSVRVFMQSGVQEMEHGIPVVFYANHSCWWDGFWSQLCTEELFHQNLHIIIEFKQLQKHRFFTRIGAFSLDRSHPRSAIQTIHYAAELLTAKSERQNALWIFPQGRIESIDKRPLFFFKGTASIVSRVLETIPGIYLVSVVSRIEYLEEQKPELFLSFREPLQITPTEFLGPDALTAYMQRMTETHLDELKEKIINRTFDDAHLLVRGKPSINRRIEAIRLFLHLDKREKS, from the coding sequence ATGCTGAAAGTCCGTCGCAGTCGACTGTATACCTTGTGGTTTGGCTGGTATTCACGGCGCCAGTTCAGAAGGTATTTTAATTCGGTACGTGTTTTTATGCAATCCGGAGTGCAGGAGATGGAGCATGGTATTCCGGTTGTATTTTATGCAAATCACTCCTGCTGGTGGGATGGTTTCTGGTCGCAACTCTGTACGGAAGAATTATTTCATCAGAATCTGCATATCATTATCGAATTTAAGCAGTTGCAGAAACATCGCTTCTTTACCCGTATAGGAGCTTTTTCTCTTGACCGTTCCCATCCGAGAAGTGCGATCCAGACGATTCATTATGCTGCTGAATTGCTGACCGCAAAAAGCGAAAGACAGAATGCCTTGTGGATTTTCCCTCAGGGCAGGATAGAGTCTATCGACAAACGCCCCCTTTTCTTTTTTAAAGGGACAGCTTCGATTGTTTCTCGCGTTCTTGAAACTATTCCAGGGATTTACCTGGTTTCAGTTGTCAGCCGGATTGAATACCTCGAAGAGCAAAAACCTGAGCTGTTTTTGTCTTTCAGGGAACCGCTTCAGATTACCCCTACCGAGTTTTTAGGACCGGATGCTCTTACGGCCTACATGCAGAGGATGACTGAGACCCATCTTGACGAACTTAAGGAGAAGATTATCAACCGGACATTTGATGATGCGCATCTTCTTGTCAGGGGAAAGCCATCCATAAACAGAAGGATTGAAGCGATCAGGCTGTTTTTGCATCTGGATAAAAGAGAGAAGAGTTAA
- a CDS encoding PSP1 domain-containing protein has protein sequence MSNVICSCLLGDNTNVRLRLSQLLHSEMESIYGPVSDDASDDICEVELQGCRREFFINNTGVPFSIGLQVIIESDGGYDFGIVYSTGQIARKKLQLKGLDKNGQEWTAVLRIADESDKLAILDLKKRQSEIREVCLNKIKKHELDLKLVDVELRMDQQKLSVYYTSSHRVDFRTLVRDLAGEFKARIQMVQITTREEARRANAFGPCGCLLCCSSWLPKIHANPFAEKSQYTEAAGNESHAFNITGLCNRPKCCLGYSKHEKGCRSQSNGNSSLPLAGSKVITPEGPAVVESVDAQKKLVWLRYLKNDQTRRFPINKFNALFVKK, from the coding sequence ATGAGCAATGTCATATGTAGTTGTCTTTTAGGTGATAATACCAATGTAAGGCTGCGGCTTTCACAATTGCTGCACAGTGAGATGGAATCTATTTATGGGCCAGTTTCTGATGATGCTTCCGACGATATATGTGAAGTTGAGTTGCAGGGTTGCAGAAGGGAGTTTTTCATCAACAACACAGGAGTTCCTTTCAGTATCGGGTTGCAGGTCATTATCGAATCAGACGGTGGTTATGATTTTGGTATTGTTTATTCAACTGGTCAGATAGCGCGCAAAAAGCTTCAGCTCAAAGGGCTGGATAAGAATGGCCAGGAGTGGACTGCAGTGTTGCGGATTGCTGACGAGAGTGACAAACTGGCAATTCTTGATTTGAAAAAACGGCAATCGGAGATACGGGAGGTCTGTCTCAACAAAATTAAAAAGCACGAACTTGATCTGAAACTGGTTGATGTTGAATTGCGTATGGATCAACAGAAACTGTCGGTCTACTATACCTCTTCACATCGGGTTGATTTCAGGACACTTGTTCGTGATCTTGCCGGAGAGTTCAAGGCAAGAATCCAGATGGTGCAGATAACCACACGAGAGGAAGCAAGGAGAGCGAATGCTTTTGGGCCATGCGGTTGCCTTCTCTGTTGCTCGAGCTGGCTGCCTAAAATCCATGCCAACCCCTTTGCTGAAAAGTCGCAATACACCGAAGCAGCAGGCAACGAGAGCCATGCTTTCAATATTACCGGATTATGTAATCGTCCCAAATGCTGTCTTGGGTATTCAAAACATGAAAAAGGCTGCCGCTCTCAGTCGAACGGCAACTCATCGCTCCCCCTTGCAGGAAGCAAGGTCATCACGCCTGAGGGTCCGGCTGTTGTAGAAAGTGTTGATGCTCAGAAAAAACTTGTCTGGCTTCGCTATCTCAAGAACGATCAGACACGCAGATTCCCTATTAACAAGTTCAACGCCCTGTTTGTAAAAAAATAA
- a CDS encoding double zinc ribbon domain-containing protein — protein MSAFRCPKCQNVTGGDEKFCMKCGYPLDIVCPECGNNWRYMFDYHFCPECGHNMKSGEVKFPVKERHHTSLVSHP, from the coding sequence ATGAGCGCTTTTAGGTGTCCGAAATGTCAGAACGTGACGGGGGGAGACGAAAAATTTTGTATGAAATGCGGTTATCCCCTTGATATTGTATGCCCTGAATGTGGCAATAACTGGCGGTATATGTTCGATTACCACTTTTGTCCGGAGTGCGGTCACAATATGAAGTCCGGTGAGGTGAAGTTCCCGGTGAAGGAGCGCCACCATACGTCACTGGTAAGTCATCCCTAA
- the metG gene encoding methionine--tRNA ligase: MHPFTKTLVTTALPYANGPVHLGHLAGVYLPADLYVRYMRLKGEDIIHIGGSDEHGVPITITAEREGISPKDVVDRYHRMNSEAFSKCGISFDYYGRTTSEVHHKTAQEFFTDIEEKGIFIRKSEKLFFDRKADRFLSDRYVTGTCPICNNTEANGDQCEQCGTHLSPLELINPKSKLSDATPELRETMHWYFPLGRFQDQLESYVHQHEDDWRQNVLNYTHTWLKQGLKDRAITRDLSWGIKVPLESEEAEGKVLYVWFDAVLGYISFTREWAEKLGQSERWKEYWQNPECRLLHFIGKDNVVFHTLMLPAILMAWNEGRQSECYNLADNVPASEFMNFEGRKFSKSRNYAVYLGEFLEKFPADTLRYSIAMNYPENKDTDFSWQDFQNRTNGELADTLGNFIKRSVDFTNARFDGEVPWDYSEDLLNNVLLCDQIDDIARAYDGFHFREAVSSSMDIARNANRFLTQNEPWKLIKTDPDAAARVMSISLNLCHALSILFYPVIPETCNRIHAMLGFDGTIDSLIKPGVSLWEQAKKPGLNKGHRLLGKSEILFTKIEDADIAPELKKIELLVAEAEKREAGAEQQKMEFKPLISFDDFLKVDLRVARVITAEKVKKAAKLLKLQLQVGSATKQVLAGIAKYYTPEEMVGKNVVIVANLADRTIRDDVSEGMILAVEGADGKLFVIEPEGEEINGRQIQ; the protein is encoded by the coding sequence ATGCATCCGTTTACAAAAACCCTTGTCACAACAGCACTTCCATACGCCAATGGTCCGGTTCATCTTGGCCACCTGGCGGGCGTCTATCTTCCTGCGGATCTCTATGTCCGCTATATGAGGCTCAAGGGTGAGGATATCATTCATATCGGTGGCTCGGATGAACATGGAGTGCCCATTACCATTACAGCCGAGAGAGAGGGTATTTCACCCAAGGATGTTGTTGATCGCTATCACCGGATGAACAGTGAGGCCTTCTCAAAATGTGGTATCTCCTTTGATTATTATGGCCGAACCACTTCTGAGGTTCACCACAAGACGGCACAGGAGTTTTTTACTGACATTGAAGAGAAGGGGATTTTTATACGAAAGAGCGAGAAGCTTTTTTTTGACCGCAAGGCTGACCGTTTTCTTTCGGATCGTTATGTGACAGGAACATGCCCGATCTGCAACAATACGGAGGCGAATGGCGATCAGTGCGAACAGTGCGGCACCCATTTAAGCCCGCTCGAACTCATCAACCCGAAAAGCAAGCTCTCCGATGCGACTCCGGAACTTCGCGAGACCATGCACTGGTATTTTCCGCTGGGACGGTTCCAGGATCAGCTTGAGAGCTATGTGCATCAGCATGAGGATGACTGGCGACAGAATGTGCTCAATTATACGCATACCTGGCTGAAGCAAGGCTTGAAAGATCGGGCAATAACCCGTGATCTTTCCTGGGGGATCAAGGTTCCTTTGGAGAGCGAAGAAGCCGAGGGAAAAGTGCTCTATGTCTGGTTTGATGCCGTGCTGGGCTATATCTCCTTTACCAGGGAATGGGCAGAAAAACTGGGGCAGAGTGAGCGGTGGAAAGAGTACTGGCAGAACCCGGAGTGTCGCCTGCTTCATTTTATTGGCAAGGATAATGTTGTGTTCCACACGCTTATGCTTCCAGCAATCCTGATGGCCTGGAATGAAGGCCGCCAAAGCGAATGCTACAATCTTGCCGACAATGTACCTGCTTCGGAATTCATGAATTTTGAGGGAAGAAAATTTTCGAAGTCGAGAAACTATGCTGTCTATCTAGGCGAGTTCCTCGAGAAATTTCCGGCCGATACCCTGCGTTACAGCATTGCGATGAACTATCCGGAAAACAAGGATACCGATTTCAGTTGGCAGGATTTTCAGAACCGAACCAACGGTGAACTTGCCGATACTTTGGGTAACTTCATCAAGCGGTCGGTTGATTTTACCAATGCCCGTTTTGATGGCGAGGTTCCTTGGGACTACAGCGAAGACTTACTTAATAACGTATTACTTTGCGATCAGATTGATGACATAGCAAGGGCTTATGACGGTTTTCATTTCCGGGAGGCGGTATCATCAAGTATGGACATTGCTCGCAATGCGAATCGTTTTCTTACTCAGAATGAGCCTTGGAAGCTGATTAAAACTGATCCTGATGCTGCGGCTCGTGTTATGTCTATATCGCTTAATCTGTGTCATGCACTCTCAATTCTATTTTATCCTGTTATTCCGGAGACCTGCAATCGCATACATGCCATGCTTGGTTTCGATGGCACGATCGACAGCCTCATAAAGCCAGGCGTTTCCCTCTGGGAGCAGGCGAAAAAGCCCGGGTTGAACAAGGGTCATCGGCTTCTTGGAAAATCTGAAATTCTCTTCACAAAAATCGAGGATGCCGACATCGCTCCTGAACTCAAAAAAATAGAATTACTGGTTGCTGAAGCTGAAAAACGTGAGGCTGGAGCTGAACAGCAAAAGATGGAGTTCAAACCGCTCATCAGTTTTGACGACTTTCTCAAGGTCGACCTTCGGGTTGCAAGGGTCATCACGGCTGAAAAGGTGAAAAAAGCCGCAAAACTCCTGAAACTGCAACTCCAGGTTGGTTCTGCCACGAAGCAGGTACTTGCAGGGATTGCCAAATATTATACTCCGGAAGAGATGGTTGGCAAAAATGTGGTCATTGTGGCCAATCTTGCCGATCGCACCATTCGTGATGACGTTTCAGAGGGCATGATTCTTGCCGTAGAAGGCGCTGATGGGAAGCTTTTTGTCATAGAACCCGAAGGAGAGGAAATAAATGGCAGACAGATACAATAA
- a CDS encoding exo-beta-N-acetylmuramidase NamZ family protein: protein MTLENLRSRLYSLARKKRVSLFFFYAVVFVLFSYSVSAEPLLCGIDRLEASGFQEFSGLRIGLITNAASINRKGEPGYAIMLRSGVNLKFLMAPEHGFSADIEAGKKVGSSVVSDTLPVYSLYGASKKPDIRKLQEVDLLVFDLQDVGTRCYTYISTMKSAMEACEEAGIAFMVLDRPNPVIPLHAEGFMLAPGYESFVGAVAVPFLHAMTVGEIALLLKEQCCKKLDLRVIAMQGYGRDKFADEYPGFSFKSPSPNIRSIDTAIVYPATVFFEATTLSEGRGTDAPFMQFGAPFIKSGELADALKRYSLPGVSFSAVIFQPTSGKFSGVQCQGVKLTVTDRKTFTPFRTATALLLELQRLYPDKLALDQRGDFFDRLAGTPLFRKMIKKQLSLESILEESRLQVEQFKPASYLLYH from the coding sequence ATGACTCTTGAAAACTTGCGTTCCCGACTGTATTCCCTGGCCAGAAAAAAGCGCGTCTCTCTGTTTTTTTTCTACGCAGTTGTCTTCGTGCTCTTTTCGTATTCTGTTTCGGCTGAACCGTTACTCTGCGGTATCGATCGGCTCGAAGCCTCCGGATTCCAGGAGTTCTCCGGTTTACGGATCGGTCTCATTACCAATGCAGCAAGCATCAACCGGAAAGGGGAGCCGGGCTATGCCATCATGCTTCGCAGCGGTGTTAACCTGAAGTTTCTGATGGCTCCCGAGCATGGTTTTTCAGCGGATATTGAAGCAGGTAAAAAAGTTGGCAGCAGCGTGGTTTCAGATACGCTTCCGGTTTATTCACTCTACGGAGCTTCAAAAAAACCGGATATCCGAAAGTTGCAGGAAGTTGATCTGCTTGTTTTTGATCTTCAGGATGTCGGCACCCGTTGCTATACCTATATTTCGACTATGAAGAGTGCGATGGAAGCGTGTGAAGAGGCTGGCATAGCCTTCATGGTTCTTGATCGTCCCAATCCTGTTATTCCCCTGCATGCCGAAGGGTTTATGCTGGCGCCCGGATATGAGTCGTTTGTTGGGGCGGTTGCTGTTCCTTTTCTTCATGCGATGACGGTAGGCGAGATTGCTCTGTTGCTGAAGGAGCAATGCTGCAAGAAGCTTGATCTCCGAGTGATTGCGATGCAGGGGTACGGGCGGGACAAGTTTGCTGATGAGTATCCGGGATTCAGCTTCAAGAGCCCTTCGCCGAACATCAGAAGTATTGACACGGCAATAGTTTATCCTGCCACCGTCTTTTTCGAAGCGACAACCCTCAGTGAAGGGCGGGGTACCGATGCCCCTTTCATGCAGTTTGGAGCCCCTTTTATCAAAAGCGGTGAGCTTGCTGATGCGCTCAAAAGGTACAGCTTGCCGGGAGTTTCGTTCAGTGCCGTCATTTTTCAGCCCACTTCAGGCAAGTTCAGCGGCGTTCAATGCCAGGGAGTGAAGCTCACGGTGACTGATCGTAAAACGTTCACTCCATTTCGAACAGCAACTGCACTCTTGCTTGAACTTCAGCGCCTCTACCCTGATAAACTTGCTCTTGATCAGAGAGGTGATTTTTTTGACCGTCTTGCAGGAACCCCTCTTTTTCGGAAGATGATCAAAAAACAGCTTTCCCTTGAAAGCATTCTGGAGGAGAGTCGCTTGCAAGTGGAGCAGTTCAAACCCGCCTCTTATTTGCTCTACCACTGA
- the cfa gene encoding cyclopropane fatty acyl phospholipid synthase produces MLNNYFKTQLERLFEPADISINGHRRWDIQIHQPLVFQRVITEGNLGLGEAYMDCWWDCHDLEEFFFRLLSSKVDEQIVTPAMLAGKWIGKTFNLQRPSRAFTVGKHHYDTGNDLFETMLDKRMIYSCGYWKETEDLDEAQEKKLRLVFDKLQLKPGMHILDIGCGWGGAARFAAEEYGVSVTAITVSAEQARFAREQCKGLPVTIEVTDYRAIQDSFDRIYSIGMFEHVGHKNYRNYFRMINRCLKPDGITLLHTIGSNTPCTNGDPWSCKYIFPNSMLPSASQITKNYEGLFTLEDWHVFTYDYSLTLKAWHENFEKQWPKLRTRYNERFQRMWRYYLLSFSGSFRARSIQLWQILLSKNGLPGRTAIPR; encoded by the coding sequence ATGTTGAACAACTACTTTAAAACGCAGTTGGAACGTCTCTTCGAACCTGCAGACATCAGTATCAATGGCCATCGTCGTTGGGACATCCAGATTCATCAGCCCCTTGTTTTCCAGCGTGTCATCACCGAGGGCAACCTCGGTCTTGGAGAGGCCTACATGGATTGCTGGTGGGATTGCCATGACCTTGAAGAGTTCTTTTTCCGGCTCCTCAGCTCGAAGGTTGATGAACAAATCGTTACTCCGGCCATGCTGGCTGGAAAATGGATCGGCAAAACCTTCAACCTGCAACGACCGTCAAGAGCATTTACCGTCGGGAAACACCATTACGATACCGGGAATGACCTCTTTGAAACCATGCTCGATAAACGCATGATCTATAGCTGTGGATACTGGAAAGAGACTGAGGATCTTGATGAAGCGCAGGAGAAGAAACTCCGCCTGGTATTCGACAAACTGCAGCTTAAGCCAGGAATGCATATCCTCGATATCGGCTGCGGCTGGGGTGGAGCTGCCCGCTTCGCTGCTGAAGAGTATGGTGTTTCGGTGACCGCTATAACGGTTTCTGCCGAACAGGCCAGATTTGCCAGGGAACAGTGCAAAGGTCTGCCAGTCACCATTGAGGTGACCGACTATCGCGCCATCCAGGATTCCTTCGACAGAATTTATTCAATCGGTATGTTCGAACATGTCGGACATAAAAATTACCGAAACTATTTCAGGATGATCAACAGATGCCTGAAGCCGGATGGTATCACCCTGCTGCACACTATCGGCAGCAACACACCCTGTACCAATGGTGATCCATGGAGTTGCAAATACATCTTTCCAAACTCCATGCTACCCTCTGCAAGCCAGATTACAAAAAATTATGAGGGGCTTTTCACGCTCGAAGACTGGCACGTCTTTACCTATGACTACTCCCTGACACTCAAGGCATGGCATGAGAACTTCGAGAAGCAGTGGCCAAAACTGCGCACCCGATACAATGAACGGTTTCAACGCATGTGGCGCTACTACCTGTTAAGCTTTTCAGGCTCTTTCCGGGCCCGTTCTATTCAGCTCTGGCAGATACTGCTTTCAAAAAATGGCCTGCCCGGCAGAACAGCTATTCCCCGGTAA